Proteins co-encoded in one Xanthomonas campestris pv. badrii genomic window:
- a CDS encoding rhomboid family intramembrane serine protease — MITLILIAITGIVSWMAFNNRKLNDRLILWPPAVDKHKQYDRLVTYGFIHADLGHLVFNMITLFFFGRVIERVMLQITGSVLTYPLFYLAALVVSILPSYLKNQNNPNYLSLGASGAVSAVLFAFILLQPWTIILVLFIPAPAIIYAVFYVGYSLWMDRRGGDRINHSAHLAGAAFGVMFMLIMEPRVLQIFLEQLSNPRFG; from the coding sequence ATGATTACCCTGATCTTGATCGCCATCACCGGCATCGTCTCCTGGATGGCGTTCAACAACCGCAAGTTGAACGACCGCCTGATCCTGTGGCCGCCGGCCGTGGACAAGCACAAGCAATACGACCGGCTGGTGACCTACGGCTTCATCCATGCCGACCTGGGCCACCTGGTCTTCAACATGATCACGCTGTTCTTCTTCGGGCGGGTCATCGAACGGGTGATGCTGCAGATCACCGGCAGCGTGCTGACCTATCCGCTGTTCTATCTGGCCGCGCTGGTGGTGTCGATCCTGCCCAGCTACCTGAAGAACCAGAACAACCCGAATTACTTGAGCCTGGGCGCCTCCGGTGCGGTGTCGGCGGTGCTGTTCGCCTTCATCCTGCTGCAGCCGTGGACCATCATCCTGGTGCTGTTCATTCCGGCACCGGCGATCATCTATGCGGTGTTCTACGTGGGCTACAGCCTGTGGATGGACCGCCGCGGCGGCGATCGCATCAACCACAGCGCGCACCTGGCCGGCGCGGCCTTCGGGGTGATGTTCATGCTGATCATGGAGCCGCGGGTGTTGCAGATCTTCCTGGAGCAGCTGTCCAACCCGCGCTTCGGTTGA
- a CDS encoding GNAT family N-acetyltransferase, whose protein sequence is MKAATVHVDHDPTQQHFVVDTDGQRAELVYRRDSAGMTITHTLVPEAIAGRGIAAALVEAALAFARASGLKVVPACSYAQAYMRRHPQFQDLLA, encoded by the coding sequence ATGAAGGCAGCGACAGTGCACGTCGACCACGACCCGACACAGCAGCATTTTGTCGTAGACACCGATGGACAACGTGCCGAGCTGGTGTACCGCCGCGACAGTGCGGGCATGACCATCACCCATACGCTGGTGCCGGAGGCGATCGCCGGACGCGGGATCGCTGCCGCCTTGGTTGAGGCCGCTCTGGCGTTTGCCCGGGCATCCGGGCTGAAGGTGGTGCCCGCGTGCAGTTATGCGCAGGCTTACATGCGTCGACATCCACAGTTTCAGGATCTGCTGGCCTGA
- a CDS encoding DUF3298 and DUF4163 domain-containing protein yields the protein MGRLLAGNGVRGLLVLALLTGCTQREPATAEPAEPAADAAVATPPPVEPAMVQSGPLEDVIEHAPAYMVGISYPRGLDAYPELTALIRTYAQDARSELMQAVSGLGNDKPAAPYELSLAFETVLQTADLIVIAADGSRYTGGAHGEPLVARLVWLVKERKQLTAQALIPDAAGWGKIGSAVAAQLHAAATQRVEADRVPIEEQAEQVASADRMIAEGTAAQVDNFAQFVPVLNAAGQITALRFVFPPYQVGPYSDGTQTADVAASTLLPWVAPEYVHLFAR from the coding sequence ATGGGGCGGTTGCTTGCAGGAAATGGGGTGCGGGGCCTGCTGGTGCTGGCGCTGCTGACGGGCTGTACGCAGCGCGAGCCGGCAACTGCCGAGCCGGCCGAACCGGCGGCTGATGCGGCCGTGGCAACACCGCCGCCGGTCGAGCCGGCAATGGTGCAGAGCGGCCCGCTGGAAGACGTGATCGAGCATGCGCCTGCCTACATGGTGGGTATCAGCTACCCGCGCGGCCTGGATGCCTATCCGGAACTGACCGCGTTGATCCGCACGTACGCGCAGGACGCGCGCAGCGAATTGATGCAGGCCGTTTCCGGTCTGGGCAACGACAAGCCTGCCGCGCCCTACGAGTTGTCGCTGGCGTTCGAAACGGTGCTGCAGACCGCCGACCTGATCGTGATCGCCGCCGACGGCAGCCGCTATACCGGCGGTGCGCATGGCGAGCCGTTGGTGGCGCGTCTCGTGTGGCTGGTCAAGGAGCGCAAGCAGTTGACTGCACAGGCGTTGATTCCGGATGCGGCGGGGTGGGGCAAGATCGGCAGTGCGGTGGCCGCACAGCTGCATGCCGCTGCCACGCAGCGCGTGGAGGCCGACCGCGTGCCGATCGAAGAACAAGCAGAACAGGTAGCGTCGGCCGATCGCATGATCGCCGAAGGCACTGCCGCGCAAGTGGACAACTTCGCGCAATTCGTCCCGGTGTTGAATGCGGCCGGGCAGATCACTGCACTGCGTTTCGTGTTTCCTCCGTATCAGGTAGGACCGTACTCGGATGGCACGCAAACCGCCGACGTGGCTGCATCTACATTGCTGCCGTGGGTCGCGCCGGAATATGTACATCTCTTCGCTCGCTGA
- a CDS encoding MarR family winged helix-turn-helix transcriptional regulator, producing MSSFDPTANRVGHTCARYPEFPREPAVLVRLIKHLYKRMHTQSCVRLKPYGISPPEYEILMMLYGTPEQAITPTEVAEAASEKPANITRLTDQLCDKGLIARGASSDDRRKIVLTLQPAGLALIKSLLPEACTLLHAQTAGLSDTEQVRLEKLLKKLLEGVDAVES from the coding sequence ATGAGTAGTTTCGATCCAACCGCAAACCGCGTGGGCCACACCTGCGCGCGATACCCGGAATTCCCGCGGGAACCGGCCGTTCTGGTGAGGTTGATCAAGCATCTCTACAAGCGCATGCACACGCAAAGCTGCGTGCGGCTCAAGCCGTACGGCATCAGCCCACCGGAATACGAGATTCTGATGATGCTCTACGGCACGCCGGAGCAGGCCATCACGCCCACCGAAGTGGCCGAGGCCGCCAGCGAGAAACCGGCCAACATCACCCGGCTCACCGACCAGCTCTGCGACAAGGGCTTGATCGCCCGTGGCGCCAGTTCCGACGACCGCCGCAAGATCGTACTGACCTTGCAGCCGGCAGGGCTGGCTTTGATCAAAAGCCTGTTGCCGGAAGCGTGCACGCTGTTGCATGCGCAGACGGCCGGCCTCAGCGACACCGAACAGGTGCGCCTGGAGAAACTGTTGAAGAAGCTGCTCGAAGGCGTGGACGCGGTGGAGTCCTAG